One part of the Pseudomonadota bacterium genome encodes these proteins:
- a CDS encoding TRAP transporter small permease, whose amino-acid sequence MERIYGIFLRVTKVLNIIGGTALTLMMFLTVADVLMRAGGHPILGTYEMVALSLAIVIGFSIPKVSL is encoded by the coding sequence ATGGAAAGGATATATGGCATTTTTCTCAGGGTGACTAAAGTCCTTAATATCATTGGGGGTACAGCTCTTACCTTGATGATGTTTTTGACCGTCGCCGATGTCCTCATGCGAGCCGGTGGTCACCCCATTTTAGGTACTTACGAAATGGTGGCATTATCGCTGGCGATTGTGATTGGTTTTAGTATCCCCAAGGTCTCATTG